TGGCTCCTGACGGGGATCTTCGGCGGCCACCGCTTCTATCTCGACCGTCCCGGCACCGGCTTCCTCATGCTCCTCACTCTCGGCGGTGCGGGGCTGTGGTGGCTGCTGGATGTCTTTCTGATCCCGCGCATGGTGCGGAAGTTCAACGAAGACCAGGCGCGGCGGCGGTTCCTGGGCCTGGCGCCCCGCCAGCTCGCCTTCATGCCAGGCAAGGGGGAGACGCTCCCGCCGGAGCCGCACTGGGCCGCCAAGCGGCGGAAGCGCGTCCGCCTGGTCGCCGACTCCGTCGTGATGATGCTGGCGGGCGGATCGTTGGGCGCCTTCGCGCGCGGATTCGGCATCTACGAGCCGATCGTTGCGGTGCTCGCCCTCATCGCGATCACCCTGCTGGGAACCCGCTGGGCCGCCCTCTCCAACCTGCCCATCCTGCGCGGGTTCGACCGCTGGGCGCACCGGCTGCGGCTGTTCTACTACACGAACGATCCCGGCGGGGCCGTGTCGCTCGCCTTCCGCCAGGTGCTGGCCGCGTTCGCCATCCTCCGCAAGCGGCGGCGCGCCGAGGCCAAGCTC
The Candidatus Palauibacter polyketidifaciens genome window above contains:
- a CDS encoding TM2 domain-containing protein; the protein is MPKRRDPASGTSDETLFGLSALHQGPPQVPGRGDLDFSRAVLDQLYSYRPKREGIAYPLWLLTGIFGGHRFYLDRPGTGFLMLLTLGGAGLWWLLDVFLIPRMVRKFNEDQARRRFLGLAPRQLAFMPGKGETLPPEPHWAAKRRKRVRLVADSVVMMLAGGSLGAFARGFGIYEPIVAVLALIAITLLGTRWAALSNLPILRGFDRWAHRLRLFYYTNDPGGAVSLAFRQVLAAFAILRKRRRAEAKLYLQFGVWFTILFTVFDIIEAGRGTGGFTFTLVQDFYMTLFATYAFAAPIGAILNKHVLLQRSDRVIWVLSGVAVVFIATSLF